One stretch of Plodia interpunctella isolate USDA-ARS_2022_Savannah chromosome 10, ilPloInte3.2, whole genome shotgun sequence DNA includes these proteins:
- the LOC128673151 gene encoding neuropeptide Y receptor type 2-like gives MNNSVLNFSASNVSDQLRNGTDNRFTVHLTGFENIIDNKCVQAIFCVIYTTIFVLGLSGNILVCFVVIRNKAMQTVTNLFISNLALSDILLCIFAVPFTPLYSFRGVWSWGSLLCHIMPFAQGCSVYISTLTLMSIAIDRFFVIIYPFRPRMKIETCITVIIMIWTFSITVTMPYAIFMTYYDLDIGRFCEETWPTEELRRIFGSVTSVMQFVLPFIVIAFCYTCVSLKLNDRAKAKAASKNSRKDELEKNRKRRTNQMLIAMVTIFGLSWLPLNVINLCNDYYIYAIHLKYYFLIFFIGHVIAMSSTCYNPFIYAWMNENFRKEFKQLIPCIDTTAQLRGNIQLEQLGVGQSEKTFNGNTTTDSYLGSSSQRGTSFRHKRKPSAAGDVEKSGVELNEDLLTVDVKHCHISTSYNLRRESVKLRLINEESFDGTPTQTQF, from the coding sequence ATGAACAATTCCGTACTGAATTTCAGCGCAAGCAACGTATCGGACCAACTCCGTAATGGCACAGACAATCGGTTTACAGTCCACCTCACTGGCTTTGAAAACATTATCGACAACAAATGCGTGCAAGCAATATTCTGCGTCATTTATACAACCATCTTCGTATTGGGATTGTCGGGAAACATTCTTGTCTGCTTCGTCGTCATTAGAAACAAGGCAATGCAAACTGTCACCAACTTATTCATTAGCAATTTAGCTCTTTCCGACATCCTACTTTGCATATTTGCCGTCCCTTTCACCCCTCTTTACTCCTTCCGCGGAGTTTGGAGTTGGGGATCTCTCTTATGTCACATAATGCCTTTCGCACAAGGGTGCAGCGTATACATATCCACTTTGACACTTATGTCTATAGCTATCGATAGgttctttgtaataatataccCATTTCGCCCGAGGATGAAAATAGAGACTTGTATCAcagttattataatgatatggACTTTTTCTATCACGGTGACAATGCCGTATGCAATATTCATGACTTATTACGACTTAGATATTGGGAGGTTCTGCGAAGAGACGTGGCCGACTGAGGAATTGAGGCGAATATTCGGCTCTGTGACGTCGGTGATGCAATTTGTGCTACCGTTCATAGTGATTGCTTTCTGTTACACCTGTGTTAGCTTGAAACTGAATGACAGGGCCAAAGCTAAGGCTGCCAGTAAAAATTCTAGAAAAGATGAGCTGGAGAAAAATAGGAAACGCCGAACGAATCAAATGTTGATTGCTATGGTCACGATTTTTGGTCTGTCGTGGCTCCCTTTGAACGTTATCAATCTATGCAACGACTACTACATCTACGCaatacatttgaaatattacttCCTAATTTTCTTCATTGGGCACGTGATCGCGATGTCGTCTACGTGTTACAACCCTTTTATTTACGCGTGGATGAATGAGAATTTCAGGAAAGAGTTTAAGCAGTTGATTCCATGTATAGATACTACTGCTCAATTGAGGGGGAATATTCAGTTGGAGCAGTTGGGCGTAGGTCAGTCTGAGAAGACGTTTAATGGGAACACCACGACGGACAGTTACTTAGGGTCGAGCAGTCAGAGAGGGACTTCCTTTAGGCACAAGAGGAAGCCGAGTGCTGCTGGTGATGTAGAGAAAAGTGGCGTGGAGTTGAATGAGGATCTGTTGACGGTGGATGTGAAGCATTGCCATATTTCCACGAGCTATAATCTGAGGAGGGAGTCCGTCAAGCTGAGACTGATCAACGAGGAATCATTCGACGGGACTCCGACGCAGACTCAATTCTAA